GGGTTCCTGAGGATGTCGAGGAGCGGAGACGTACGCAGAACATGTGTCCAGAGCTCGGCGAGCGCCTCTTCGGAAGCGTCGGTCTCCAGGTGGACCCGGAGCTGGATTTCCTCGAATCCGGGGCGCACCATGTCGGAGAGCCCGAGGAATCCCCGGAGGTCGAGGGCACCCACGACCTCGAAGGCGATGGCGTGTACCGTGATCCCGCGCGCCGCGGCGTTGTATACGAGGCCCACCGTGAGGCAGGAGGTGAGCGCATGGAGCACGACCTCCACCGCGTTCGGGCCCTCGTTCGTGCCGAGAAGGACCGGCGGCTCGTCGCCGACGAGCACGAAGGACTCGGGCCTGGAGGAGTCCTCGCCTCCCGCTCCATAGAATCCCCGGATGCGGGTTTCCGACTTTCCGCCCGTGATCCACCGCGACCGGGCGCGAAACTGGAATTGGGCGAGCTCGGGCTGCGCTTGAATGGCTTCGACCGTCTGCACGAGCTGCTCGACGTTGACTCCGTTGGGGTGCTGCTGCGTCGCGACCGACATGATGGCCTCCTCGATCTTCAGGGTTCCGGTCCGCTTCCCGGAGCGGACTCATCGTGCGTTCGAGGGGGCGACGCAGTGAGGGCCGAAATAGTTCCCGGGGGGCCCGATTCTCCTTCTCGCGCAGCACTGCACGGGGGCGCACGCCGAGCGACGAGTGCTTCAAGCGGTCGCGGAGAATGTGGTCGACGGCGGTGATTCCGTTGTCCCGTGCCTTCGCGGATTCGTAGTTCCGGCTCGTGCCGATGACCTGCTTGTTTTTGGCCCTCAGGCTGAAGCGGAACGTCTCATTCTTCGCGTCGACCTTGTCGAACGCCGCCGCATCGCCCCCCGTTCTACTGCACCAGCGCCGCCGGGGTCGGAAAGACTCGTTCCGGCATCGGCGTGCATCATCGGGGTCCCGCCCGGGTTACGCCCTTTCCTTAGGCGCATGAGCGATCTCGGGGCCGAGCCGTTCCTCTCTCTGCCGCGTCAGACGCGGCACGATTCCGAGCATCCGCTGAATCGGCATGAGCCGGCCGCGGTGGTGCATCTCGTGCTCCTTCACCCCCATCAGCATCTCCAGGCGGCTTTTTGTGGGAGACGGGTCGCCGGGAGTCATCACCCGCTGGTCCAGAAACTCGTCGCTCAGGCCGTCGAGAAAGGAGCCGAAGCGCTCGCCCTCCTCTCTCAAGAGTGCGAGCACCTCGGCCTTTGTGCGCGGCACCAGCTCGAGCTCGATGATCTCCCGAAGCAGCGCCGGCACATCCACCTTCGAGAAATCTCTGATCTCATGCCGATGAATGTGCT
This genomic stretch from Gemmatimonadota bacterium harbors:
- a CDS encoding OsmC family protein encodes the protein MSVATQQHPNGVNVEQLVQTVEAIQAQPELAQFQFRARSRWITGGKSETRIRGFYGAGGEDSSRPESFVLVGDEPPVLLGTNEGPNAVEVVLHALTSCLTVGLVYNAAARGITVHAIAFEVVGALDLRGFLGLSDMVRPGFEEIQLRVHLETDASEEALAELWTHVLRTSPLLDILRNPVPVTIGLAA
- a CDS encoding DinB family protein, which translates into the protein MASYTSGELAKAFKRVRGNTIRVAEEIPGEEYSFQPTPESRSIARHLAHNAVAPRMQEHIHRHEIRDFSKVDVPALLREIIELELVPRTKAEVLALLREEGERFGSFLDGLSDEFLDQRVMTPGDPSPTKSRLEMLMGVKEHEMHHRGRLMPIQRMLGIVPRLTRQREERLGPEIAHAPKERA